The following proteins come from a genomic window of Nocardiopsis sp. YSL2:
- a CDS encoding SelT/SelW/SelH family protein: MTLEHKRPRLEIEYCTQCRWLPRATWMAQELLTTFEKELGEVALVPGTGGVFEVRLDGESVWSRKSDAAFTDAAELKRLVRDRVAPERRLGHSEG, translated from the coding sequence ATGACCTTGGAGCACAAGCGGCCGCGGCTGGAGATCGAGTACTGCACGCAGTGCCGGTGGCTTCCCCGGGCCACCTGGATGGCGCAGGAACTGCTGACGACGTTCGAGAAGGAGCTGGGCGAGGTCGCCCTCGTCCCGGGCACGGGCGGCGTGTTCGAGGTCCGGCTCGACGGGGAGAGCGTGTGGTCGCGCAAGAGCGACGCCGCGTTCACCGACGCCGCCGAGCTCAAGCGCCTGGTGCGTGACCGCGTCGCCCCCGAGCGCAGGCTCGGCCACTCCGAGGGCTGA